A stretch of the Epinephelus fuscoguttatus linkage group LG2, E.fuscoguttatus.final_Chr_v1 genome encodes the following:
- the isl2b gene encoding insulin gene enhancer protein isl-2b isoform X1, protein MVDIIFSSSFLGDMGDHSKKKPGFAMCVGCGSQIHDQYILRVSPDLEWHAACLKCAECSQYLDETCTCFVRDGKTYCKRDYVRLFGIKCAKCNLGFSSSDLVMRARDNVYHIECFRCSVCSRQLLPGDEFSLREDELLCRADHSLLLERNSAGSPISPGHIHSNRPLHLADPVTVRQAPHRNHVHKQSEKTTRVRTVLNEKQLHTLRTCYNANPRPDALMKEQLVEMTGLSPRVIRVWFQNKRCKDKKKSILMKQLQQQHHSDKTVSIFNLQGLTGTPLVAGSPIRHESAVQGNPVEVQTYQPPWKALSEFALQSDLDQPAFQQLVSFSESGSLGNSSGSDVTSLSSQLPDTPNSMVPSPVET, encoded by the exons ATGGTGGATATTATTTTCAGCTCTTCTTTCTTGGGTGATATGGGGGATCATTCCAAAA AGAAGCCAGGATTCGCGATGTGTGTAGGATGTGGAAGTCAGATCCATGACCAGTACATACTGAGAGTCTCTCCCGACCTGGAGTGGCATGCAGCCTGCCTGAAGTGTGCAGAGTGCAGCCAGTACCTGGATGAGACCTGCACTTGTTTCGTCCGGGACGGCAAAACATATTGCAAAAGAGATTATGTAAG GCTGTTTGGAATAAAATGCGCAAAATGCAACCTGGGATTCAGCAGCAGCGACTTGGTGATGAGAGCCCGGGATAACGTGTACCACATCGAGTGTTTCCGGTGCTCGGTgtgcagcaggcagctgctgcCGGGGGACGAGTTCTCCCTGCGGGAAGACGAGCTGTTGTGCCGGGCGGACCACAGCCTGCTGCTGGAGAGGAACTCCGCAGGAAGCCCCATCAGCCCCGGACACATCCACTCCAACAGACCGCTGCACCTGGCAG ACCCGGTCACGGTGCGGCAGGCCCCGCATCGGAACCACGTCCACAAGCAGTCTGAGAAGACGACCCGGGTCCGGACGGTGCTGAACGAGAAGCAGCTGCACACGTTGCGGACCTGCTACAACGCCAACCCGAGGCCGGACGCGCTGATGAAGGAGCAGCTGGTGGAGATGACCGGCCTGAGCCCCAGGGTGATCCGGGTCTGGTTCCAGAACAAGCGCTGCAAAGACAAGAAGAAGTCCATCCTGatgaagcagctccagcagcagcaccacagtGATAAGACTGTAAGCATCTTC AACCTGCAGGGTCTCACAGGGACACCTCTTGTGGCCGGGAGTCCTATCCGTCATGAGAGCGCTGTGCAGGGGAACCCAGTGGAGGTTCAGACCTACCAGCCTCCATGGAAAGCCCTGAGTGAGTTCGCCCTGCAGAGCGACCTGGACCAGCCAGCCTTCCAacaactg GTGTCTTTCTCTGAATCGGGCTCTCTCGGGAACTCCTCGGGCAGCGACGTGACTTCTTTGTCCTCTCAGTTACCGGACACCCCCAACAGTATGGTACCCAGCCCGGTGGAGACGTGA
- the isl2b gene encoding insulin gene enhancer protein isl-2b isoform X2: protein MVDIIFSSSFLGDMGDHSKKKPGFAMCVGCGSQIHDQYILRVSPDLEWHAACLKCAECSQYLDETCTCFVRDGKTYCKRDYVRLFGIKCAKCNLGFSSSDLVMRARDNVYHIECFRCSVCSRQLLPGDEFSLREDELLCRADHSLLLERNSAGSPISPGHIHSNRPLHLADPVTVRQAPHRNHVHKQSEKTTRVRTVLNEKQLHTLRTCYNANPRPDALMKEQLVEMTGLSPRVIRVWFQNKRCKDKKKSILMKQLQQQHHSDKTNLQGLTGTPLVAGSPIRHESAVQGNPVEVQTYQPPWKALSEFALQSDLDQPAFQQLVSFSESGSLGNSSGSDVTSLSSQLPDTPNSMVPSPVET, encoded by the exons ATGGTGGATATTATTTTCAGCTCTTCTTTCTTGGGTGATATGGGGGATCATTCCAAAA AGAAGCCAGGATTCGCGATGTGTGTAGGATGTGGAAGTCAGATCCATGACCAGTACATACTGAGAGTCTCTCCCGACCTGGAGTGGCATGCAGCCTGCCTGAAGTGTGCAGAGTGCAGCCAGTACCTGGATGAGACCTGCACTTGTTTCGTCCGGGACGGCAAAACATATTGCAAAAGAGATTATGTAAG GCTGTTTGGAATAAAATGCGCAAAATGCAACCTGGGATTCAGCAGCAGCGACTTGGTGATGAGAGCCCGGGATAACGTGTACCACATCGAGTGTTTCCGGTGCTCGGTgtgcagcaggcagctgctgcCGGGGGACGAGTTCTCCCTGCGGGAAGACGAGCTGTTGTGCCGGGCGGACCACAGCCTGCTGCTGGAGAGGAACTCCGCAGGAAGCCCCATCAGCCCCGGACACATCCACTCCAACAGACCGCTGCACCTGGCAG ACCCGGTCACGGTGCGGCAGGCCCCGCATCGGAACCACGTCCACAAGCAGTCTGAGAAGACGACCCGGGTCCGGACGGTGCTGAACGAGAAGCAGCTGCACACGTTGCGGACCTGCTACAACGCCAACCCGAGGCCGGACGCGCTGATGAAGGAGCAGCTGGTGGAGATGACCGGCCTGAGCCCCAGGGTGATCCGGGTCTGGTTCCAGAACAAGCGCTGCAAAGACAAGAAGAAGTCCATCCTGatgaagcagctccagcagcagcaccacagtGATAAGACT AACCTGCAGGGTCTCACAGGGACACCTCTTGTGGCCGGGAGTCCTATCCGTCATGAGAGCGCTGTGCAGGGGAACCCAGTGGAGGTTCAGACCTACCAGCCTCCATGGAAAGCCCTGAGTGAGTTCGCCCTGCAGAGCGACCTGGACCAGCCAGCCTTCCAacaactg GTGTCTTTCTCTGAATCGGGCTCTCTCGGGAACTCCTCGGGCAGCGACGTGACTTCTTTGTCCTCTCAGTTACCGGACACCCCCAACAGTATGGTACCCAGCCCGGTGGAGACGTGA